From Triticum urartu cultivar G1812 chromosome 2, Tu2.1, whole genome shotgun sequence, a single genomic window includes:
- the LOC125540657 gene encoding uncharacterized protein LOC125540657, translating to MAWCMKNIGKGQLGGNKVLICLWALWLVTLLVLSSEKMGSDACDRQISQTWPNTTCIVRGTCNKYCTRENFDRGICKELNYCFCYRNCAIESI from the exons ATGGCATGGTGCATGAAGAACATCGGCAAAGGACAGTTGGGAGGCAACAAGGTGTTGATATGCTTGTGGGCCTTGTGGCTGGTGACGCTGCTTGTCTTGTCATCTG AAAAGATGGGTTCGGATGCCTGTGATAGACAAATTAGCCAGACATGGCCCAACACAACATGTATCGTTCGCGGCACCTGCAACAAGTACTGCACAAGGGAGAACTTTGACCGCGGCATCTGCAAAGAACTCAATTATTGCTTCTGCTACAGGAACTGCGCCATCGAATCCATCTAG